Genomic window (Kosakonia sp. BYX6):
AGATCTCACCCGCAGCCAACACACGGTACTGGATGTGATTGACGCCTGCGACTACCTGCTGGCCGCGTTTGAAATTGTCGATAGCCGAATGATCGACTGGAACGTGAACGCCTGCGATTTTGTCGCCGACAACACCTCCGCAAGCCTTGTGGTGCTGGGTACCAAACCGGTTTATCTGAAAGATTGCGACATCACGCGCTGCCAGATGGTGACCAAACGCGGCGAGGAAATCGTCTCCGAAGGGGTTGCTACCAACTGCCTCGGCCACCCGTTACAGGCGCTGGCCTGGCTCGCCGATGAGATGGTGCGCGCCGGCAGGCCGCTTCGCGCGGGAGAATTTGTGATTACCGGCGCGATGGGCCCGGCGATTTCCGCCAAACCCGGCGATGTGTTCACCGCCGAATTAAGCGGCATCGGCGCGATTGCCGCCCGCTTTGCCGAATAAAAAAACAGCTTCCGAAAAAGTACCCTCACTTTAAGGATGAGTTATGGAACTCGCTAAAAATCAGTTCAAACAGGCCCTCAAAAAGGGCGACGTCCAGCTTGGCATTTGGACGCAGCTTGGCAGCGCGATCACCGCCGAGATCCTCGCGGGCTGCGGTTATGACTTTATCGGCCTTGATGGCGAACATGGCCCGAGCGAATACCTCGACATTTATGCGCAGTTACAAGCCTGCGCCGCCGGTGGCCCGTCGCAGCCGATTGTGCGCATTCCCAATCACGATATTTCGCTGATTAAGCGCTACCTCGACGCCGGGGTGAACACCCTGATGGTGCCGCAGGTCGATACCGCCGAGCAGGCCAAAGCGCTGGTCTCTGCCGTGCGTTATCCACCGCACGGCGTGCGCGGTTACTGCGGCGCGCCGCGTGCCTCCGGGTTTGGGCGCATCAAAAATTACGCCACCGCCTGCGACGCGGAAATCTGCCTGATCGTGATGCCGGAAACTCGCCAGGCGCTGGAGAATATCGAAGCAATGGCAGCCATTGACGGTGTGGATGCGTTTTTTATCGGCCCCGGCGATCTCGCCGCCAGCCTCGGGTATATCGGCCAACCGATGCACCCGGAGGTGGTGCGGGTGATTGAAGAGACCGGCCGTCGCGTGCAGGCGGCGGGCAAAGCGGTAGGCATTCTCTGTACGGATGAAACGCAAACCCGCCGCTACATTGAGCTGGGTTTCCAGATAGTCGCTATCGGTTCCGATCAGGGCCTGTTAACCAAAGGCGCTGAACACCTGCTGGCGAAGTTTAGATAGGTTCCTCGAAGCACTTAGTATTGGCAGCTTGTTCCGGATGTAAGCCGCGCTTGCATCCGGTTTTTTGCGTTAACGGCGGGGGGTGAAAGCTTTTGTCGATCCCCCCGGCATGAGCGTCGGGGTAAAAATACGGCTGTCGGTGGTGGCGTAAAACGCCTCCGGCGTGACCGGCGAATCGGCTTCCATCAGGCGGCGGATAATCGCCACGCAGGCATCGGCAATCTCTTTTTCCGGCAAGGTGATGGTGGTGAGTTTCACTTCCAGCAAGCGCCCCCACTCCACATCGCCATAGGCCACCAGCGATAAATCGTCCGGGATGCGCATATTCAGCGCTTTCGCCGCCAGCAAAATACTCATCGCGTAGCGCGGGCTGCCGAGCACCAGCGCGCTCGGCGGGTTTGCCGATGCCATGATGCGTTGAAACGCTTCGCCGCCGAATTCCGCCTGCGGCGGGCCGACGTCAATAATATCGTTGAGGGCGAGTTGCTCATCGTGGCTGAAACTTTGCAGAAAACCGCGTAACCGCTCCGCACCGGTGCTGAGCACTTGCGACGATCCGATATAACCAATGCGCTGATGGCCGAGATCGCGCAGATGCTGCACCGCCAGCGCGATGCCGTAGCGATCATCAATGGCAATCACCGGCGCTTGTAAACTCTCATGGCGGCGCAACAGTTGCACGGCGTTTGAACGGGCAATCATCTCCTGCGTTTCCGCCAGCGGCGCGGCGGTGGGCGCGAAAATAATGCCGTCGACCCGCGCCGTCAGTAAACGACGCAGCACAGTATATTCCATGTCCGGTTTATCACCGGTGATCGCCAGCATCAACTGCCAGCCATGCTCCGCCGCCTGGTGCGCAATCGCATTGGTGAGGGTAATAAAGAAATCGTTTTGAATATCAGGAATCACCAGACCGAAAGCGCCGGTGCTGGCGTTACGCAGCGCTCTGGCCGCACTATTGGGAATGTAGCCGTACTCCCTGGCCGCTTGTAACACGCTATTTTTTGTCGCCTGGCTGATGGCGGGATGATCGTTTAACGCACGGGATACCGTGGTATGTGATAAGCCCAAAATCGCAGCTAATTTTTTGATTGTCACCGCGTCGCCTCCCTATCGTCCTTTTGCGCTAAGAATATCAGCCTGCGCCGTGAATCTCGCCCTATTTTGCATATCCGCGAAATAACATGAAAAGAAGCGACAAACTTCACACTTTTCTGTGATCGACTACGCTTGGTGGAGAGAAGAAAAACGAAGCGAGGAGCCGCTAATGACTGAGACGCATGCACTATTTCCGCGCCGCCATCCGCAACAGAACGCACACTCTCCGACGATCCTGAATTGGGCCAGGAACGCCGAACTGGCACCGGCCAACGCCGTGGTGAAGCCAAAAAATGAAGCGCAATTGCAAGAGGTGATTGCCACAGCGACCGGCAGCGTGCGGATGATGGGCAGCAGTATGTCGCCCGGCAGAATGCTGGCGCTGAGCCAACCTGGCGATGTGCTTGTTGACCTCTCCCGCCTGCGCGGTGTGCTGGCGGTGGACGATGAGAGCGTGACCTTTGCCGCCGGGACGTCGCTGCATGAAGTCTTCACCACGCTCACAACCTTAAACCGCATGTTGTACGCCTCGCCAGGGGTGATCGATTCGCAAACGCTGGCGGGCGCGATTTCAACCGGCACGCACGGCCAGGGGATGAAACAGAGTTCGCTTGCCGATGAAGCGCTGAACATTCGGCTAGTGGATGCCGCCGGGCACATTCACGATATTGATCGCAACCACCCCAGTTTTGGCGCAGTGCAATTGGGCTTAGGCACGCTTGGCGCCATCAGCGCGGTGACATTACGCACCTGCCCGGCGACGCTGTTTACCTGTTTTAAAAGCGCCAGCAGCGCCGATACCCTGGCTGACGATCTGCGCAACTGGAACCAGCAATGGACATTCAGCAAGGCTTGGTGGTTCCCGGATGAGGACAAAGTCCACGCGTGGAATGCGCGCGAGGCCAACGCCGAAGAGCAAACGCTGTGGCGGGATAATCGCGGCGAGCTTGTGGCGCTGGAAGAGACTGACGAGCAGATGAACGCCACCGTCGACAAAACGCTGGAGCAGATGCGCGATGACACGAAAATCGTCGATGAAAACGGGAAACCTTTTCGCACGGTCACGCGGTTCAAAGACTTCTCCGACGTGATTGGCGATGTCTACCAGGTCTTTTGTCGGGGCATCGCCACGCCGCAAATCAACATAGAAATTGGCATTCCGATGGCGCGCGTGCCGGCGGTGATTGAGCGTATGAAAGCCTGGCACAACGATTCGCAGCCGCATATGCACTACCCGATCATTTTGCGCTGCACCGGCGCGTCCAGCGCCTGGTTAAGCCCGGCGTATCAACAGCCAACCTGCTTTTTTGGTTTTGTGGTTTATTACGCTGAAGATGGTTCGCTTTCCGAAGAGGGGCTGGAATTTTTGCGGGCAGCGGAACAGTTGCTGGCGGAAGAAGGCGGCAGGCCGCACTGGGGGAAATATTTTGATCCGACGCTGTACGACTGGCCAACGCTCTACCCGCAGTGGTCAGAATTTCAGGCCATCCGCCGCCGTTTCGATCCACACGGCAAATTCCTCAATACATTTATGACGGAGGTGCTGTCATGAGCGCCGCCTTCGCCTGGGTTACTTTATTGACGCAGCCGGATTACCTGCCGGGCGTGGAAGTGTTGCAGCGCTCATTGCGCGCCAGCGGTTCGCCGTGGCCGCTGGTGGTAATGGTCACGGAAAATATTGATGCGATAACGCGCCAACATTTGTGGGCGCAGGAGTGTGAAGTGTACGACGTGCCGGTGATCGGCCCCGATCCGGCTCTGGCTGACCGCTACGCCAATGCGCGTTTCGCCGACGTGTGGAGCAAACTGGCGGTGTGGACGTTAACGGAATATCAGCGTGTGGCCTTTCTCGATGCCGATATGCTGGTGGTGCAAAATATGGACGAAGTGTTTGAGTTGCCGCTCGCTGAAGGCACCATCGCCGCATGCCATGCCTGTCGCTGCAATCCCAACCAGATTGCGAGTTACCCGGCAAACTGGCGCCCGGAAAACTGTTACTACTCCTGGTGCGAAGATCCGCAAATGAACGCCAATCCGCCCGCGTCGGTGGATAACTACCTAAACGGCGGTTTCCTGGTGCTGACGCCGGATAACGCGGTGTATCAGCAGATGGTGGCGCGCCTGGCGGCAAAAGAGGACATTTCATCGTGGGTGTTTGCCGAGCAGGATTTTCTCAACGAGGTGTTCCGTGATCGCTGGCTTCCGCTGCATTACGGGTACAACGCGCTGAAAACCCTGCCACGTCAGCACCCGAAAATGTGGGATTTTTCGTTGGTGAAGAATATCCACTACATCATCGACAAACCGTGGGACAAATACCCGCAGCCTGGCGATATAAACTATGAACTGCATCGCCTGTGGTGGGAGTGCGTGCAAGAGGACTGACGGTGGCAAACCTGTAGACCGGATAAACGTTTAGCGCCATCCGGTGATCGCACGGTGATGCCGGATGGCGGCGTTGCCTTATCCGCCCTACGGGGAGAGAAACACGATTTACCGATTGCTTCGGTTTGTAGCGCCTGCTGCGGGTGGCATCATGGTGAGTTCTTCCAGCCGGCGATAGTCGAGATTAATAATGCACTGCATAAAGCCTGCATTGTAGCTATCCGTCGCATTGCCAGATGGCGCGGCAACAGCGTGGCAAAGACTATCGCGAGAACGTTCCCAGTGCGTTTGGGATTCAAGAAAGGCGTTGGCATACACCGTTTTAATGCTCTCGCCGCCCTGCTCCATCGAAAAAGGTTCATTGTAAGCAGCGTGATGATGAATAAGGTCTAATTTTCCCTTAACCGCTTGTTTAAGCTTTTTATTCATCTCATCCGCCGCCTGTTCAATGCACTCTGCCGGAGAAATCTCTGCATAACGTGGTGTGGCGTAGCATTTGCGCACCTCTTCTCCCTGCGTAATCTGTGTTTGTGCATACACAGGCCAGGGCGCACTCATTACGGCTAAGATCACCAGTACGTTAAGCTTCATTGAGATACCTTATTCGTTGACGCGAAGGTTCATAGAGTATGCAAGTTGGATCATTTCTCAAATACTCAATCACTTTAGAATAATCATTATTCATTGCTGCTTTGGAAAGCGCCTGCGCAGTTGTTTAGCGTCAGGTTTGCGAGGAAATTCATAGAAATAAAAATGAATAATCTGAAACCAATATTTCCTCGATCGCCGTTCAGTTGGCTGGATAAACGTTTAGCGCCATCCGGCGATCGCACGGTGATGCCGGATGGCGGCGTTGCCTTATCCGCCTACGGGGAGAGAAACACATGCGGGGTTTTGCTACCGGGGTGCGCGGCGACACAGACTTCGGCACCGTACCATTTGGCAATGGCTTCGGCTTGTAGCACCTGTTGCGGCGCGCCCTGCGCGACCAGTTTGCCTTTGTGCAACAGCAAAATCCGATCGGCCCACAGCGCGGCCAGGTTCAGATCGTGCAGCACCACGCACACATGCAACGCCCTTCCTGCGGTCAGCGTCTTTAACAAGCGCAGCAAATGCTGCTGATGGTAGAGATCCAGCGCCGAGGTGGGTTCGTCAAGAAACAGCCAGCCTTCGGGCGCACCGTTATGCCACAATTGCGCGAGGCTACGCGCCAGTTGCGCCCGCTGCTGTTCACCGCCGGATAACGTGGAATAGCGCCGACCAAACAGCGTTTCGCAGCCCGTCAGCATCATAATTTCATGAACAATGTCGCACATGCGTTTTGGCCCCCAGGGCGCACGCCCCATCGCAACAATCTCCTCGACGGGCCAGTCAAAACGCAGCAGGGTTTGCTGCAACATCATCGCCCGGCTGCGAGAAAGCGCTGTTGATGTCCATTGGCTAAGCGGCTTCCCGGCCAAATAACACTGGCCCTGCGACGGTACGAGAAAGCCGGTTAACAGCCGCAGCAGCGTCGATTTTCCTGCGCCGTTGGGGCCAATCAACGCCACCATTTCGCCGTAATTTAACGTTAACGACACATCATCAATTAATTGCCGTTGCCCGAGCGTCAGACGTAAATGTTCAGCGGTTAATACGTTATCCATACGTAGCCCTCCTTTGGCGGAAAATCAGCCACAAAAACCACGGCGCGCCCAGCATGCTGGTCAGCAAACCGACCGGCATCTCGGCAGGTGCGGCCACCGTACGCGCCACGGTATCGGCAACCAGCAACAGTATCGCGCCCGCCAGCAAAGACCCCGGTACAACGCCGCGATGATCCGGCCCTAACCCCATGCGCATCAGGTGCGGCACTACCAGGCCAATAAAACCGATAATGCCGCTGATGGCGACCGACGCCGCCACCAGCAGCGCACTGCACAGCAGTAACAACCGCTGGAGCAGCGCCACATTGACGCCGAGGTAGTGCGCTTCTTCATCGCCGAGTTGCAACAGATTGAGTTGTTTTGCCACCCGCCAGACAACCAGCGATGCCGGTATGATCAGCGTGGCGGCGACCGTTAATGTTGACCACTCAACCTGCCCGAGGCTGCCCATTCCCCATTGGGAAAGCTGTCGCAGTTGGGCATCATTGCTGACCCACGACAGCACGCCGACGCCCGCGCCGCATACTGCGTTAATGGCGATGCCCACCAGCAACAGCCGTGACAATGCGCTGTCCCCCGCTTTGCTGAGCAGGAAAATCACCACCATCACCGCCAGGCTGCCGATAAACGCCGCCAGCATCGGTGCATAGAGCGCCACCAGCGTTGGAACCGACAGTGGCAGCACCAGCCAGCAGGCAACAGCGAGCGATGCGCCGCTGCTGATCCCAAGCAGGCCCGGATCGGCGAGCGGGTTACGAAACAGCCCCTGCATCACGCAGCCGGAAAGCGCCAGCGCCGCGCCGACCAACAGTGCCAGCAGCACGCGCGGCAAGCGAATGGTCAGCCAAATCTGGCGCAGCGCCTCATCGCCGGAATGCCACAGGCTGGCGAGCGGCAGCGGCATCGCGCCCTGCGTCGTCGCCAGGCCTGTCAGCATCACCAGCAGCAGAAGCAATCCCCAAAGCTTGCAGGAGACGGCGCGGTTCATCAGGGCAATTGCTCCGCTTTGTTGCGCAGTTCCAGCAACGCCTTTGGCGTGCGCAACCCAAAGCCCAACAGCGCCATATCATCGACCTGCAACACTTGCTTGTTGCGTCCAGCCGGTGTTTGCGCAAGGCCTGGCAGCTTCCACAGATTCTCTTCACCGCCCATGTTTTTGACGCCTTCGGCAGAAATCACGACAAGATCCGGTTGACTGGCGATCACCCCTTCCTGCGACATTCCGCGATAGTGGGTAAAGCCCTGCATGGCGTTGCGTAATCCCGCCTCGTGGATGGCGCTGTCGGCGGCCGTATCTTGTCCGGCGACCAGCGTGCCCATGCCGCCGTGGCTGAGAATAAACAGCACCCGTTTGTTCAACGGTTTCCCCGGCAACGCAGCGATATCGGCCGCCAGCGTTTTACGTACGGCCGCGCTTTCGGCGGTTTTGCCAAGCGCATGGGCGATGGCCTGCACTTTTTTATCGATGTCGGCGAGCC
Coding sequences:
- a CDS encoding heme/hemin ABC transporter substrate-binding protein produces the protein MKKLLMLLTALPLMASAAPKIVALGGDVTEIVYGLGAQAQLVGRDSTSTWPAGAQTLPDVGYVRQLNAEGILSLRPTVVLASSQAQPSLVLQKVQDNHVNVVPIPGGFRLADIDKKVQAIAHALGKTAESAAVRKTLAADIAALPGKPLNKRVLFILSHGGMGTLVAGQDTAADSAIHEAGLRNAMQGFTHYRGMSQEGVIASQPDLVVISAEGVKNMGGEENLWKLPGLAQTPAGRNKQVLQVDDMALLGFGLRTPKALLELRNKAEQLP
- a CDS encoding HpcH/HpaI aldolase family protein, which gives rise to MELAKNQFKQALKKGDVQLGIWTQLGSAITAEILAGCGYDFIGLDGEHGPSEYLDIYAQLQACAAGGPSQPIVRIPNHDISLIKRYLDAGVNTLMVPQVDTAEQAKALVSAVRYPPHGVRGYCGAPRASGFGRIKNYATACDAEICLIVMPETRQALENIEAMAAIDGVDAFFIGPGDLAASLGYIGQPMHPEVVRVIEETGRRVQAAGKAVGILCTDETQTRRYIELGFQIVAIGSDQGLLTKGAEHLLAKFR
- a CDS encoding D-arabinono-1,4-lactone oxidase; translated protein: MTETHALFPRRHPQQNAHSPTILNWARNAELAPANAVVKPKNEAQLQEVIATATGSVRMMGSSMSPGRMLALSQPGDVLVDLSRLRGVLAVDDESVTFAAGTSLHEVFTTLTTLNRMLYASPGVIDSQTLAGAISTGTHGQGMKQSSLADEALNIRLVDAAGHIHDIDRNHPSFGAVQLGLGTLGAISAVTLRTCPATLFTCFKSASSADTLADDLRNWNQQWTFSKAWWFPDEDKVHAWNAREANAEEQTLWRDNRGELVALEETDEQMNATVDKTLEQMRDDTKIVDENGKPFRTVTRFKDFSDVIGDVYQVFCRGIATPQINIEIGIPMARVPAVIERMKAWHNDSQPHMHYPIILRCTGASSAWLSPAYQQPTCFFGFVVYYAEDGSLSEEGLEFLRAAEQLLAEEGGRPHWGKYFDPTLYDWPTLYPQWSEFQAIRRRFDPHGKFLNTFMTEVLS
- a CDS encoding 2-keto-4-pentenoate hydratase: MENRIKKAGDQLRKAHQIGVAGKPIRDLVDDEDINTAYMVQEYNDKQWQAQGRRLVGRKLALTNKAVQKQFGISQACHGSIYADMVLTDGAEITQRALSDQRVETEIAVVLKKDLTRSQHTVLDVIDACDYLLAAFEIVDSRMIDWNVNACDFVADNTSASLVVLGTKPVYLKDCDITRCQMVTKRGEEIVSEGVATNCLGHPLQALAWLADEMVRAGRPLRAGEFVITGAMGPAISAKPGDVFTAELSGIGAIAARFAE
- a CDS encoding glycosyltransferase family 8 protein, which gives rise to MSAAFAWVTLLTQPDYLPGVEVLQRSLRASGSPWPLVVMVTENIDAITRQHLWAQECEVYDVPVIGPDPALADRYANARFADVWSKLAVWTLTEYQRVAFLDADMLVVQNMDEVFELPLAEGTIAACHACRCNPNQIASYPANWRPENCYYSWCEDPQMNANPPASVDNYLNGGFLVLTPDNAVYQQMVARLAAKEDISSWVFAEQDFLNEVFRDRWLPLHYGYNALKTLPRQHPKMWDFSLVKNIHYIIDKPWDKYPQPGDINYELHRLWWECVQED
- a CDS encoding LacI family DNA-binding transcriptional regulator, with amino-acid sequence MTIKKLAAILGLSHTTVSRALNDHPAISQATKNSVLQAAREYGYIPNSAARALRNASTGAFGLVIPDIQNDFFITLTNAIAHQAAEHGWQLMLAITGDKPDMEYTVLRRLLTARVDGIIFAPTAAPLAETQEMIARSNAVQLLRRHESLQAPVIAIDDRYGIALAVQHLRDLGHQRIGYIGSSQVLSTGAERLRGFLQSFSHDEQLALNDIIDVGPPQAEFGGEAFQRIMASANPPSALVLGSPRYAMSILLAAKALNMRIPDDLSLVAYGDVEWGRLLEVKLTTITLPEKEIADACVAIIRRLMEADSPVTPEAFYATTDSRIFTPTLMPGGSTKAFTPRR
- a CDS encoding FecCD family ABC transporter permease, with the translated sequence MNRAVSCKLWGLLLLLVMLTGLATTQGAMPLPLASLWHSGDEALRQIWLTIRLPRVLLALLVGAALALSGCVMQGLFRNPLADPGLLGISSGASLAVACWLVLPLSVPTLVALYAPMLAAFIGSLAVMVVIFLLSKAGDSALSRLLLVGIAINAVCGAGVGVLSWVSNDAQLRQLSQWGMGSLGQVEWSTLTVAATLIIPASLVVWRVAKQLNLLQLGDEEAHYLGVNVALLQRLLLLCSALLVAASVAISGIIGFIGLVVPHLMRMGLGPDHRGVVPGSLLAGAILLLVADTVARTVAAPAEMPVGLLTSMLGAPWFLWLIFRQRRATYG
- a CDS encoding heme ABC transporter ATP-binding protein, with translation MDNVLTAEHLRLTLGQRQLIDDVSLTLNYGEMVALIGPNGAGKSTLLRLLTGFLVPSQGQCYLAGKPLSQWTSTALSRSRAMMLQQTLLRFDWPVEEIVAMGRAPWGPKRMCDIVHEIMMLTGCETLFGRRYSTLSGGEQQRAQLARSLAQLWHNGAPEGWLFLDEPTSALDLYHQQHLLRLLKTLTAGRALHVCVVLHDLNLAALWADRILLLHKGKLVAQGAPQQVLQAEAIAKWYGAEVCVAAHPGSKTPHVFLSP
- a CDS encoding lysozyme inhibitor LprI family protein, with amino-acid sequence MKLNVLVILAVMSAPWPVYAQTQITQGEEVRKCYATPRYAEISPAECIEQAADEMNKKLKQAVKGKLDLIHHHAAYNEPFSMEQGGESIKTVYANAFLESQTHWERSRDSLCHAVAAPSGNATDSYNAGFMQCIINLDYRRLEELTMMPPAAGATNRSNR